In Mobula birostris isolate sMobBir1 chromosome 2, sMobBir1.hap1, whole genome shotgun sequence, the genomic stretch ccccttaaacatttcacctttcacccttacttataacctctagttctaatctcacccaacctcagtggaaaaaacctcattctcccatgctccaaaggaataaagtcctagcctattcattCAAtccttccctacaactcaggtcctcaagtcccagcaacatcattgtaaattttctctgtactatttcAATTTATTGGCATCTTTCCTGCAAGTAGATGACCacaacacacaatactccagcttaagtctcaccaacatcttatacatctTCAACGTCCCAACCCCTGTACTcactttgattaatgaaggccaatgtgccatttCATTTtccaattttcagcccatttttctagatcccactgcatgctttgatagccttccccaCTGTTCACTATTCCCCaactcttggtgtcatccacaaatttgctgatccagtttgcaTTATCACCCAGACCATTGACAGAGgtgacaaaacaaaaaaaagacccAGCATGGATCCCTgcagcataccactagtcacaggcctccagccagaGCCTGGACAGGATTGAGGGGCGATGTTGTAAATATGGAAGACAACAGTGTCGACAATGAGAATGACTTTGGAAGCTTGGTTCTGAATTAAATAGAATACCAAGCTACCAAAGAGTTTGGTTCAGCCGTGTTTTTGGGGATGGTCTAGACTCTAGGTTTActagagaagcaatggagtttgTGACACAAACCAAAAAATAACGGCTTTTGTTTATTCTAAATTTTACTCCATGAATATTTCTGCAGATTCAGAACTGGACATTAGCAAGGCAGTTTAACAATAAAGGAGGGGCATTTCTAGATCCACATGGAAATAGTCACAGTCTTTGGTGGTGTCAGGGGACAGGATACACAGGACTACTAGCACAGGGACAAAGAATGCATGGGGCACAGTGTCTTTGATATCTCGTGTCCATGTCCAGTGTCCATGATAATCTCAAGCTGTCCTGTAGTTTCCCCCAGCCCCCCCATCTGATCAAGTAATTAATTACAGTTCTTGTAGTAAAGTAGGAAAAACTAAAATTTCTCCTTTACACACCTGGATGATACTATTATCAATGACAAAACAACCAGATCACTGAGAGGTTGGTTGAAAGAAATGCCACGCTGCCTCTAAACAAGGCCATGAAATTATTTGCGCCCACTGAGAAGCTCCCTTGGGTTGGTTTACAGGCAGAGCTTTGACAATGCAGAATATTGGCCTGGATTTTGTGCCAAAGTTCACGATCTCAGCTGAGAGTGAGCAAGCACTTTCAACTATACACTGATTAAACATCCTCAAACGGAAACCGAACAGCACTCAATCCCAAACCACAGGCATGTTCTGAAGCCCCAGTCGGCAGCTGTTAGCGCCATACATGGCCTAGTGCTTGAACCTGTCACCAAGCAAGTCAGAGTGAAAAAATTCTACTTCTCCCAATTAATCTTGTAATTTGTAAAGTCTGCTTATGGCAGGAGACTCACTCACCGTAGTACCGCTGCCACAACACGATCAGGCCAGCAAATCCGATGAAAACAAACACACCACCCACCACAGACTTCCACTCATTGCTCACTTTGTTCATCTCCGTATAGGTCTGGTTGAAAGCAATACGATACACTAATGTAAAACAAAAACAGAGTCAATCAATAATGTATTAACTGAATCGAAACCCTCCTCTTGGTGATTAATTAGACAGTTTTTTGGGATAAAAAAGAAAATCCATTTTCTGAACTGCAAAGAACTGTGAGGGTTCTAGGGGCCATTGTCTGtctttaaagtcattaaaagttTGAGGTCGTTCCTCAACATGCCTCTCTGCTGTTTCACTGATGGACCCAATCTTACCCAGGGCCTTCTCCCTCCTAGGAGAACTGGCACAATTTGGTGTGTAAAATCTCCCCAATCTTCCCTCATCCAGAAACGATAATGACATCACCAACTGAGTCATAAAAACAGTTTAGCCTGCTCATCTGATGTACTGTTGAATCCTGCTGAGACCAAGGGACCAGGCAGTATCTGAGCCTTTATTATCTGGGGATGTTGCAACTCTGGGTCCTAGTGGGCACAGCCAATTCACTCCAGAACTGAACTATTAGCTTCATTCCAAAATGCAGTTTGAGCAACTGCTCTACCCCAGACTAGGCAGAAGGACACTCCTCCCATTTGTGGAGTGAATCTCAAGTCATTTGCCAAGTGGCTCAGGTTCACTTACATGCGACTTTCTCTTCATTGGTCAGATCTGTCCACGAGCTCTTCTCTTTTtctttcagggccttctgctctgcgCTCAACTTCGTAAAGTAGGGAATATCGGGGAGTGGTGTATCCTTCCTGTCACAGTACATCGGCAGTGACATGTCTTCCTGTTTAAcaacctctgaaataataacgtGCAAAGATGTTAGTGTACCATACACTGCGAGTACCACCCTCTATCTGACAATCTATGGcggcctcctctcatcctctgttatTGTCTGCCTTGTGCTCTGTATTTCTTCCATCCACAATCTATAATTGTTCCAACCACAATCCCATGTAGAGTAAACATCCTGGAGGGAAACTACACCGATGAACTCAAACCTACCCCACCGGTGTAAGCAGAAATGCTTTTTCAAATAGTCGTcctattaactgtttctcttctatagatgctgtctgatctgccgagtatttccagcattttctgttttacttcTGATTTCCAAAATTCACACTTTTACATACACAAATTATTTTAGAGTGTGTAATAGGGTAGCTGAAGCTTTACTTTGTGTCCATTCTGCCCTGCAGCTGCTCAGTAACTCGGCAGTGCTGTGCCTTCATAGCTCTGTATTGCTAATGACATCCTGCTCCACAGTAAAAACACCCCTCACTGGACTCAAATTGTAAATGAAAGCAAGTGTAGATCTTGGAAAAGTAGATGCTCTGGAGGTAGACTTGCTTCAATCAGGCCTATAGGAAGGAGGTAAAATCAAATCCAGCAATCCAACAGCTGATTGTTGGATGATATTCAGTATCTATCAGGATCAGTCACAACAAAGTGTATCGGCAAGTGGTGGCCACATCTGTCAAGAGTGAATCAGGTAAACTGCTCTTCCCTGGCACTGGTTTGGCTTCCCCATATTCAGTTACCAGATCATAAGACataacagcagaattaggccagtcggtcagctgatttatttttctccctcaacttgttctcctgccttcttcctgtaacctttgacacccttcccgatccaagaacctatcatcctctgctttaaatatagcctATGATTCAGACCCCATTGTcatttgtggtaatgaattccagattctcatagttcaaagtaaatttattatcacatttactaccatatactaccctgagattcatcttctcgcaggtattcacagcaaatacaaaggAACGCAACACAATCAATTTTTAAAAGATTGCAAaagcagacaaacaaccaacttgcaaaagacaataaattgtgcaaaaacaaaaaaagaaagctaataataataaatattgcgAACGTGAGCTGCAGGGTCCAAGAAGGTGAGCCCATAggatgtggaatcagttgagtgttggggaggagtgaagttatccacttagttcagcagcctgatggttgaggggaagaactgttcctgaacctgctggtttggttcttggagcttccatacctctttcccaatggcagcagtgagaagagagcatggtctctTCTAAGTTTGATGACTGAGTAGAAAAGCAAATTATGCAGTGACTGCAGAAAGATGTAGACAAGTTGAGTAAGTGGGCAAGAAATTGTCAGATGGAGTCCACATTGATAAATGTGAGGACATTCACTTTGGAACGAAAAGTAGAAGATCAAATATCTAAACTGTGAAATACTATTGTAGCATACTATTGCAGAGGAGCTTGGGAGTGCTTGTATATGAATTATAAAAgcttggtttgcaggtgcaacaaTGTCAGTATGGCAAatagatttttttccttttttattatttagagatacagcacagttaaCAGGCACTTCTGGCCCAATAAGTCCCTCCTGCCACATTACACTTactaaccagcacatctttggaatgtgggaggaaaacggagcacccggagaaaacccactcaatcacggggagaatgtacaaactctttacagagagAAGTGGAATTGAACACAGGTCCTGGCACTGAGTAGAGTTACACTAACCACAAGGCTACCGTACCACcctatgttggccttcattgctggagagGTTGAATTTAAAGAGCAGGGGGTTaagctgcaactgtacagggatCTGGTGAGATCTCATTTTGGGAGTATTATTATGTgcagtgaatctgtgcaattcttcACCCAGGAAAGTAGCAAAGGCCACCCCATTAAATACACTTAAGAcacagatagatttttgcataggagATAAGGCACTTATGGAGAAAGGGCTGGTAGGCAGAAATGGATTAGCCCTGATCTTAATGAATGTGGGGCAGGCTCAGCTGGCCAGATGGCTACTCCTGCTcacatttcttatgttcttagagGCGAGTAAACCACAAACAATCACAACCCAGTAATTTTATCACCTTAATTCATCCCAAAGTTCTATCCCTTTTTGCTGTGGTAGCTCTTAAACTACATTGTTCATTCACTACCTGACTGGTCCCATTGACCACAGTATTCAAAACTTGCCGGTCTGGTCATACTCCAGTGACTCAAAATCAGTGGTGGTGTGGATGCAAGAGTGCTTACCATGTCCATGAACTGCTCGAACGCAAGCAGCTGATAATAGGCTCCGCGCCTTCAGGAGGTTAGCCCCTCGAAACACAGAAAGCCCCAACATCTGCAAACAAACAGTACATTTGGTTATAGAGACAGGTTCCATTCTAAGTGGAACTGTGAAGACTTGAGTTTCAACAGGAATCGTTTAAGAGCTGTTGGAATGACGAATTTGGTTAATTTTCCTACTGGACAGTCaactcaacccccccccccaccaaccccctTCCCAAATATTGTCCATTGCTGAATCACATTTTTCATGGGACTTAAGGGGGCTTCAAGTCCTTGGTGAGCTGTGTCGGCAGTGAGCTTGCCCATTATAGCGAACAACCACTATGAACgtaggacactacagcacagtgcagacccctctgcccacaatgctgtgccaacctcttaatctactctaaaatcaatctaacacttccctcccacatagccctccagttttctttcatctatacgagtctaaaagtctcttaaatgtccctaatgtgtctgctcTACCACCCCAGTAGTGTgtgttccacacccccaccacttgCTCGGTAAAAAAAGGTATCTCtaacatcctcccatatactttcctctaatcactttAAAATCAAGTCTCCTCCCcgccatattagccatttctgccctgggaaaaagtctctggctgtccacttgatctatgcctcttatcatcttgtacatctttatcaagtcccctctcatcctccttcactccaaagaggaaaaaccctagctcgctcaacctatcctcataagacatgttctccaatccagccagcatgctggtaaatctcctctgcacctctaaaggtacatcctttctataacgaggcaaccagaaatgaacacaatattccaagtatggtctaaccaggcTTTTATACACCTGCAATCCTTGCTGACCCAGAATTTTATCaatacaatcactctgagcaccggtgccctacaaggctgtgtactcagccccctgctgtactcactgtacacccatgattgtgtagcaaagtttccatcaaactcaatatataagtttgctgatgactcaacaattgtaggccatatctcgggtaatgatgagtctgagtacagagaggaaattaagaacctggtggcatggtgcaaagacaataacctatccctcaacgtcagcaagacgaaggaattggttgttgacttcaggagtagcagactgcacgacccaatttacatcggtggtgcgcaagtggaacaggtcaaaagctttaagttcctcagggtcaatatcacaaatgacctgagttggtccaaccaaacagagtccactgccaagaaggcccaccagcacctttacttcctgagaaaactgaagaaatttggcctgtcccctaaaaccctcactaattcttatagatgcaccgtagaaagcattcttctagggtacatcacaacctggtatggaagctgtcctgtccaagaccgaaagaagctgcagaagattgtgaacacagcacatcacacaaaccaatcttccatccttggactcactttacaccgcacgctgtcagagcagtgctgccgggataatcaaggacacgacccacccagccaacacacttttcgtccctcttccctctgggagaaggctcaggagcttgaagactcgtacgaccagatttgggaacagcttctttccaactgtgataagactgctgaacggatcctgacccggatctgggccttaccctccaaatatccggacctgcatcttggtttttttttgcactaccttactttccatttttctattttctaattaaaatttataatttaaatttttaatatttact encodes the following:
- the LOC140185669 gene encoding cytochrome c oxidase subunit 4 isoform 1, mitochondrial-like, giving the protein MLGLSVFRGANLLKARSLLSAACVRAVHGHEVVKQEDMSLPMYCDRKDTPLPDIPYFTKLSAEQKALKEKEKSSWTDLTNEEKVALYRIAFNQTYTEMNKVSNEWKSVVGGVFVFIGFAGLIVLWQRYYVYPDRPQTFSAEWQEKQAKRMLDMQMNPIEGFASKWDYEKNEWKK